In Methylocystis echinoides, one genomic interval encodes:
- a CDS encoding efflux transporter outer membrane subunit, whose amino-acid sequence MRGAALASAIALGAGSLSACFPVGPDFASPTSPEARHLTPERPASPGDGQRFAEGKDIPAEWWRLFKSPALDALVREALQNNPSLQSAEAAVRVAYFTAEAQKGGFFPQLLFNSNDSTNLQSNNRSLSSINQVIFNQLYPSPANVLYNAPSVNTQNPPTANYALLLKQFTVSYTPDIWGQNLRAVESLVAQTEEQRWQVEAAQLALTSNVVVAAIQEASIRGQIEATKNILTILRESLDILNRQYSFGSIAKADVIAQEAALAQAEQTLPPLEKQLALQRNLLTALAGRLSFEGPGESFELSHFALPATVPVSVPSQLVAQRPDIRAAEANLHSATAAVGVAVANRLPNLTLSGNLGASAFKVAELFTPGTGLYMAAANVTQPIFDGMTLLNKQKAAEAQLQQADARYRETVINAFQNVTDALRALQSDAKAVTTARKAEDAAKRNLDIVRMQMKYGQVSQIAVLYAQRAYLLASLSLVQAEATRLSDTAGLFMALGGGWWNREPEVARAH is encoded by the coding sequence ATGCGCGGCGCGGCGCTCGCAAGCGCCATCGCGCTTGGCGCTGGATCTCTTTCCGCCTGCTTTCCTGTCGGCCCCGACTTCGCCTCGCCGACGTCGCCCGAGGCGCGCCATCTCACGCCGGAACGCCCGGCTTCCCCTGGCGACGGGCAGCGCTTTGCGGAAGGCAAGGACATTCCGGCCGAGTGGTGGCGGCTGTTCAAATCCCCGGCGCTCGACGCGCTGGTGCGCGAGGCGCTGCAAAACAATCCGAGCCTGCAATCCGCCGAGGCCGCCGTCCGCGTCGCTTATTTCACGGCTGAGGCGCAAAAAGGCGGCTTCTTCCCTCAGCTTCTCTTCAACTCCAACGACAGCACCAATCTTCAGTCCAACAACAGGTCGCTTTCGAGCATCAATCAGGTCATTTTCAATCAGCTCTATCCGTCCCCCGCCAATGTTCTTTACAACGCGCCCTCGGTGAACACCCAGAACCCGCCGACCGCCAATTATGCGCTGCTGCTCAAGCAATTCACCGTGAGCTACACCCCCGATATCTGGGGCCAGAATCTGCGTGCGGTGGAATCGCTCGTTGCGCAGACCGAGGAGCAGCGCTGGCAGGTCGAGGCGGCGCAGCTTGCCCTGACCAGCAATGTCGTCGTCGCCGCGATCCAGGAGGCCTCGATCCGCGGGCAGATCGAGGCGACGAAGAACATCCTCACGATTCTTCGCGAGTCGCTCGACATCCTCAACCGGCAATATTCTTTCGGATCCATCGCCAAGGCCGACGTCATCGCCCAGGAAGCCGCGCTGGCCCAGGCCGAGCAGACGCTCCCGCCGCTTGAGAAACAGCTCGCGCTCCAGCGCAATCTTCTTACCGCGCTCGCGGGGCGCCTTTCCTTCGAGGGGCCGGGCGAGAGCTTCGAGCTGTCTCACTTCGCTCTGCCGGCGACCGTTCCGGTCAGCGTTCCCTCGCAGCTCGTGGCGCAGCGGCCGGACATCAGGGCGGCCGAGGCCAATCTCCATTCGGCCACTGCGGCGGTCGGCGTCGCGGTCGCCAACCGCCTGCCCAATCTCACGCTGTCCGGCAATCTTGGCGCGAGCGCGTTCAAGGTCGCCGAGCTCTTCACGCCTGGCACCGGCCTTTACATGGCGGCGGCGAACGTCACCCAGCCGATTTTCGACGGCATGACCCTTCTCAACAAGCAGAAAGCGGCCGAGGCGCAGCTTCAGCAGGCCGATGCGAGATACCGCGAAACCGTCATCAACGCCTTCCAGAACGTCACCGACGCGCTGCGCGCGCTGCAATCTGACGCCAAGGCCGTCACCACCGCCCGCAAGGCCGAGGACGCCGCCAAGCGTAACCTCGACATCGTGCGCATGCAGATGAAATACGGGCAGGTCTCGCAGATTGCGGTCCTCTACGCGCAGCGCGCCTATCTGCTGGCGTCGCTGTCGCTGGTGCAAGCGGAGGCCACCCGGCTTTCGGACACGGCCGGGCTGTTCATGGCGCTGGGCGGCGGCTGGTGGAACCGGGAGCCAGAGGTCGCACGGGCTCACTAG
- a CDS encoding response regulator transcription factor, producing MTTRTSILLVEDDAEINQLITQYLEKHDMDVVAVSNSDAMDTALSSRAFDLLLLDLNLPGEDGFSICRRVRAQQTLPIIIVTAKGEDVDKILGLEMGADDYVVKPFNSRELLARIRAVLRRAETRNRVGAGLPRQTYHFAGWRIELLSREVVSPKGIKVAMTGAEFDLLHALCENPNRILTRDQLINLTHGPTSGPFERSVDVLISRLRQKLEKDPKNPVIILTVRSEGYMFAASVTRS from the coding sequence ATGACCACCCGCACCTCCATTCTGCTCGTCGAGGACGACGCCGAAATCAACCAACTGATCACGCAGTATTTGGAAAAGCACGACATGGACGTCGTCGCCGTCTCCAACAGCGACGCCATGGATACGGCTCTTTCGAGCCGGGCTTTTGATCTCCTGCTGCTCGATCTTAACCTTCCAGGCGAGGATGGATTTTCAATCTGCCGGCGCGTCAGAGCCCAACAGACCCTTCCCATCATCATCGTCACCGCCAAGGGCGAAGACGTGGATAAAATCCTCGGACTCGAAATGGGGGCCGACGACTATGTCGTGAAGCCGTTCAACTCCCGAGAGCTGTTGGCCCGCATCCGCGCCGTCTTGCGTCGCGCCGAGACGCGCAACCGCGTCGGCGCCGGTCTTCCGCGCCAAACCTATCATTTCGCAGGTTGGCGCATAGAGCTTCTCTCCCGCGAGGTCGTTTCGCCCAAGGGGATCAAAGTCGCGATGACGGGGGCGGAGTTCGATCTTCTCCATGCCCTGTGCGAGAACCCTAATCGCATTCTCACCAGAGACCAGTTGATCAACCTCACACATGGACCAACGTCCGGTCCTTTCGAGCGAAGCGTGGACGTTCTGATCAGCCGGCTGCGACAAAAGCTCGAGAAGGACCCCAAAAATCCGGTGATCATTCTCACTGTGCGGTCGGAGGGCTACATGTTCGCGGCTTCGGTGACGCGCTCATGA
- the rpsD gene encoding 30S ribosomal protein S4, protein MTKRAEAKYKLDRRLGQNIWGRPKSPVNRREYGPGQHGQRRKGKLSDYGTQLKAKQKLKGYYGNISEKQFRKYYAEAIRMKGDSGDNLIGLLERRLDAIVYRAKFVPTVFAARQFVNHGHIRVNGRRVNIPSYLVKVGDVIEVKEASKQAVTVLESVGLAERDVPEYYDVDHSKMTAKLSRVPHATEVPYPVQMEPNLVIEFYSR, encoded by the coding sequence GTGACGAAGCGCGCAGAAGCCAAATATAAGCTCGACCGCCGCCTGGGGCAGAACATCTGGGGCCGCCCGAAGAGCCCGGTGAACCGCCGTGAATACGGCCCCGGCCAGCATGGCCAGCGCCGCAAGGGCAAGCTCTCCGACTACGGCACGCAGCTGAAGGCGAAGCAGAAGCTGAAAGGCTACTACGGCAATATTTCCGAGAAGCAGTTCCGCAAATATTACGCCGAAGCGATCCGCATGAAGGGCGACTCGGGCGACAATCTGATCGGCCTCCTGGAGCGCCGCCTCGACGCGATCGTCTATCGCGCCAAATTCGTGCCGACCGTCTTCGCGGCTCGTCAGTTCGTCAACCACGGGCACATCCGCGTCAACGGCCGCCGCGTCAACATCCCGTCCTACCTCGTGAAGGTCGGCGATGTGATCGAAGTGAAGGAAGCCTCGAAGCAGGCGGTGACTGTGCTCGAATCGGTCGGCCTCGCCGAGCGCGACGTGCCCGAATATTACGACGTCGACCACTCCAAAATGACCGCCAAGCTTTCCCGCGTCCCCCATGCGACGGAAGTGCCCTACCCGGTCCAGATGGAGCCCAACCTCGTGATCGAATTCTATTCGCGCTGA
- a CDS encoding DUF692 domain-containing protein: MQKPAPLGYGLGLRPVYFDEIMSTRPPVDWFEIISENYMVEGGRPLSMLDRIRADYPVVMHGVSMSLASTDPLDFAYLARLKELIERVEPAWVSDHVAWTGVHGLNLHDLLPIPYTRESLDHIVERICRVQDYLKRPLVVENASTYVSFVSSEMSEQEFVREMAERADCLLLLDINNIFVSSFNHGFDAEAFVDAVPVERVVQFHMAGHTDKGTHRVDTHDQPVCDEVWTLYERARRRFGDVSAMIERDDNFPPFSELLDELQRMRDIDARLAAERALSAA, encoded by the coding sequence ATGCAAAAGCCTGCGCCGCTGGGATATGGTCTCGGGCTGAGGCCCGTCTATTTCGATGAAATCATGTCGACCCGACCGCCGGTCGACTGGTTCGAAATCATTTCCGAGAATTACATGGTCGAGGGCGGCCGTCCGCTGTCCATGCTCGACCGTATCCGCGCCGACTACCCCGTCGTCATGCACGGCGTCTCCATGTCGCTCGCCTCGACCGATCCGCTGGATTTCGCCTATCTCGCCCGGCTCAAGGAGCTTATCGAGCGCGTCGAGCCGGCCTGGGTCTCCGACCATGTCGCGTGGACTGGCGTGCACGGCCTCAACCTCCACGACCTGCTGCCGATCCCCTACACACGCGAATCGCTCGATCATATCGTCGAGCGCATCTGCCGGGTGCAGGACTATCTGAAACGCCCGCTCGTCGTCGAAAACGCCTCGACCTATGTGTCTTTTGTTTCTTCCGAGATGAGCGAGCAGGAGTTTGTGCGGGAGATGGCCGAGCGCGCCGATTGCCTGCTGCTCCTCGACATCAACAATATCTTCGTGTCCAGCTTCAATCACGGCTTCGACGCCGAGGCCTTTGTCGACGCCGTTCCCGTCGAGCGCGTCGTGCAGTTCCATATGGCCGGCCACACCGACAAGGGCACGCATCGCGTCGACACGCACGACCAGCCGGTCTGCGACGAAGTCTGGACCCTTTACGAACGGGCGCGCCGCCGTTTCGGCGACGTCTCCGCAATGATCGAGCGGGACGACAATTTCCCGCCCTTCTCCGAGTTGCTCGACGAGTTGCAGCGCATGCGCGACATCGACGCCCGCCTGGCGGCGGAAAGGGCCTTGAGCGCCGCATGA
- the rpsA gene encoding 30S ribosomal protein S1 produces the protein MSATTDRAPTREDFAALLEQSYGDNEAFEGSVIKGRVVAIEKDVAVIDIGLKTEGRVPLKEFTGYGRDPAPQVGEEVEVYLERVENALGEAVISRDKARREESWVKLEKAFETNEKVEGVIFNQVKGGFTVDLDGAVAFLPRSQVDIRPIRDVGPLMNVPQPFHILKMDRRRGNIVVSRRTVLEESRAEQRHEIVANLEEGQVIDGVVKNITDYGAFVDLGGIDGLLHVTDIAWRRVNHPSEVLTIGQTVKVKIIKINHETHRISLGMKQLLEDPWQGIEAKYPIGAKFHGRVTNITDYGAFVELEPGIEGLVHVSEMSWTKKNVHPGKIVSTSQEVDVQVLEVDPVKRRISLGLKQTLQNPWEAFAEKHPVGSTVSGEVKNKTEFGLFIGLDGDVDGMVHLSDLDWNRPGEQVIEEYKKGDVINAQVLDVDVEKERISLGVKQLAGDPFASVGGGEEGGDVKKGAVVTCEVIEVKDSGIDVKIAGTDLTTFIKRSELARDRADQRPERFAVGEKVDARVTLFDRKARKVAVSIKALEVAEEKEAIAQYGSADSGASLGDILGAALKAREEGPKKGKKGEE, from the coding sequence ATGTCCGCCACGACCGATCGCGCCCCCACGCGCGAAGATTTTGCCGCCCTGCTCGAACAGAGCTACGGCGATAACGAGGCTTTCGAGGGTTCCGTCATCAAGGGGCGCGTCGTCGCCATCGAGAAGGACGTCGCCGTCATCGACATCGGGCTGAAGACCGAAGGCCGCGTGCCCCTCAAGGAATTCACCGGCTATGGCCGCGATCCCGCGCCGCAGGTCGGCGAGGAGGTCGAGGTCTATCTGGAGCGCGTCGAGAACGCGCTCGGCGAGGCCGTCATCTCGCGCGACAAGGCGCGCCGCGAGGAGAGCTGGGTCAAGCTCGAAAAGGCCTTCGAGACCAATGAGAAGGTCGAGGGCGTCATCTTCAATCAGGTCAAGGGCGGCTTTACCGTCGACCTCGACGGCGCCGTGGCCTTCCTGCCGCGCTCGCAGGTCGACATCCGTCCGATCCGCGACGTCGGCCCGCTGATGAACGTGCCGCAGCCGTTCCACATTTTGAAGATGGATCGCCGCCGCGGCAATATCGTCGTCTCGCGCCGCACGGTGCTCGAAGAGAGCCGCGCCGAACAGCGTCACGAGATCGTCGCCAACCTCGAAGAGGGGCAGGTGATCGACGGCGTCGTGAAGAACATCACCGACTACGGCGCCTTCGTGGATCTCGGCGGCATCGACGGCCTGCTGCACGTCACCGACATCGCCTGGCGGCGCGTCAATCATCCGTCCGAGGTTTTGACCATCGGTCAGACCGTCAAGGTGAAGATCATCAAGATCAATCACGAGACGCACCGCATCTCGCTCGGCATGAAGCAGCTGCTCGAGGATCCCTGGCAGGGCATCGAGGCCAAATATCCGATCGGCGCGAAGTTCCACGGCCGCGTGACGAACATCACCGACTATGGCGCCTTCGTCGAGCTGGAGCCGGGCATCGAGGGTCTGGTCCACGTCTCCGAGATGAGCTGGACCAAGAAGAACGTCCATCCCGGCAAGATCGTTTCGACCAGCCAGGAAGTCGACGTTCAGGTGCTCGAGGTCGATCCGGTCAAGCGCCGCATCTCGCTGGGCCTCAAGCAGACGCTGCAGAACCCGTGGGAGGCCTTCGCCGAGAAGCATCCGGTGGGCTCGACCGTCTCGGGCGAGGTCAAGAACAAGACCGAGTTCGGCCTCTTCATCGGCCTCGATGGCGATGTGGACGGCATGGTCCATCTCTCCGACCTCGACTGGAACCGTCCGGGCGAGCAGGTCATCGAGGAATACAAGAAGGGCGACGTGATCAACGCTCAGGTTCTCGACGTCGACGTCGAGAAGGAGCGCATCTCGCTCGGCGTCAAGCAGCTTGCGGGCGATCCCTTCGCCTCCGTGGGCGGCGGCGAAGAAGGCGGCGACGTCAAGAAGGGCGCCGTCGTCACCTGCGAAGTGATTGAGGTCAAGGATTCGGGCATCGACGTGAAGATCGCCGGCACTGATCTGACGACCTTCATCAAGCGCAGCGAACTCGCCCGTGACCGCGCCGACCAGCGCCCCGAGCGTTTCGCCGTCGGGGAAAAGGTCGACGCCCGCGTCACCCTCTTCGACCGCAAGGCGCGCAAGGTCGCCGTCTCGATCAAGGCGCTCGAAGTCGCGGAGGAGAAGGAAGCCATCGCTCAATATGGCTCGGCCGACTCCGGCGCGTCGCTCGGCGACATTCTCGGCGCGGCCCTGAAGGCCCGCGAAGAGGGGCCGAAGAAGGGCAAGAAGGGCGAGGAGTAA
- a CDS encoding CusA/CzcA family heavy metal efflux RND transporter → MIERAVEFCLQRRLVVILATILVFIYGLYAWTQLKLEAYPDVGDVTVIVTTQARGLAAEEIEQQITVPLERALASTPGLVTMRSTSTFALSLITLVFKDGVEDYWARQRVLERVSQAPLPSSFQPTLGPLTSPVGEILRYSVESDEKSLDELSEIQRWIVVPALNQVPGVASVANFGGLTRQFQLEVDPLALQRYGLGLSDISNAITSNSASSGGSRITRGEQSYVIRSIGLVRDLEDLGNIVVTEHKGTPVLTRDLGTPRMSSQEREGVLGKDHNSDAIQGTVQMLKGENAQQVLKAVHERLEQLQAELAPQGVRIVPYLDRNELVDATVEKVGHTVGEGVALVFIVLMLFLGSARSALVVAVTIPIALSVTFILMNLTRLPANLLSLGSIDFGVIVDGAIVVTEAILRVRELNPTRPLETDAVQFVVRQVVNPIFFATVIIITAYLPLLGLERVEAKLFSPVAYTISYALFGALLCSLFVVPGLAYIAFHKPSQVFHNVILERLQQKYAELLAACVDKPKIVYGAAGAALFGVIVAGATIGREFLPSLDEGSLWLQVQLPSGISVGKAQEMARDLRNAVLEFPEVSFIVTQIGRNDDRTDPWTTSHIEAPVGLKPYGEWPSGETKAEFVRRLNERLTQLPGIDAGVSQPIIDNVNELVSGAHSALVVKVFGEDLREMRRIASDIVSTLKETPGTTQASIVQEPPIPQIAFHVDRTTAARYGINVADVANLIQTGVGGSPIGQIYVNDRSYDVTVRFPPEARNSPEALGNLLVNTTSGAQIALSQIAKISLQNGESAISHEKTKRALTVRVDYDNRDLSSYLSDAQARIAKNVSFDPALYKLVWGGKFENQQRAQARLRIIVSAVLALMLMILYIGFGKLRHALLILAVVPLATLGGLVSLHIRTDSLNVATGVGFLALFGVAVQNGIIMVANLNRTSAVRIASARARWVATEVGPDAMRRDVLAAIRAGVMEGAAERFRPVLMTSTVATVGMLPAAMATGVGSDVQRSLATVIVGGLIVATLLTLFILPSFYFVIECFVRTRDEKLVVREGTSAR, encoded by the coding sequence ATGATTGAGCGCGCCGTCGAATTCTGTCTGCAGAGACGCCTCGTCGTCATTCTGGCGACGATCCTCGTCTTCATCTACGGCCTCTACGCCTGGACGCAGCTCAAGCTCGAAGCCTATCCCGACGTGGGCGACGTGACGGTGATCGTCACGACCCAGGCCAGGGGTCTCGCCGCGGAAGAGATCGAGCAACAGATCACCGTGCCGCTCGAGCGTGCGCTCGCGAGCACGCCCGGCCTCGTGACGATGCGCTCGACCAGCACTTTCGCGCTTTCGCTCATCACGCTGGTGTTCAAGGACGGCGTCGAAGATTACTGGGCGCGCCAGCGCGTTCTCGAGCGCGTCAGCCAGGCGCCGCTGCCGTCGAGTTTCCAGCCGACGCTCGGCCCATTGACAAGTCCGGTAGGAGAGATTCTCCGATATTCAGTCGAATCCGACGAGAAGAGCTTGGACGAACTGTCCGAGATTCAGCGCTGGATCGTCGTGCCCGCGCTCAATCAGGTTCCCGGCGTCGCAAGCGTCGCGAACTTCGGCGGCCTCACCCGGCAGTTCCAGCTCGAGGTCGATCCTTTGGCGCTTCAGCGCTATGGCCTGGGGCTCTCCGACATCTCCAACGCCATCACCAGCAACAGCGCGAGCTCCGGCGGCAGCCGCATCACGCGCGGCGAGCAGTCCTATGTGATCCGCAGCATCGGGCTTGTGCGCGATCTCGAGGACCTCGGCAATATCGTCGTCACCGAGCACAAGGGCACGCCGGTTCTCACCCGCGACCTCGGGACGCCGCGCATGAGCAGCCAGGAACGGGAAGGCGTTCTCGGCAAGGACCACAATTCGGACGCTATCCAGGGCACGGTCCAGATGCTCAAGGGCGAAAACGCCCAGCAGGTCCTTAAAGCGGTGCATGAGCGGCTGGAGCAGCTGCAGGCCGAGCTGGCGCCGCAAGGCGTGCGCATCGTCCCCTATCTCGACCGCAACGAGCTTGTCGACGCGACCGTCGAAAAGGTCGGCCATACGGTAGGGGAGGGCGTCGCGCTCGTCTTCATCGTGCTGATGCTCTTCCTCGGCAGCGCGCGCAGCGCGCTCGTCGTGGCGGTGACGATCCCGATCGCGCTGAGCGTCACCTTCATTTTGATGAACCTGACCAGGCTGCCGGCCAATCTGCTCTCGCTCGGCTCGATCGACTTCGGCGTCATCGTCGACGGCGCCATCGTCGTCACCGAGGCGATCCTGCGCGTGCGCGAACTCAATCCAACGCGCCCCTTGGAGACGGACGCGGTTCAATTCGTCGTCCGGCAGGTCGTCAATCCGATTTTCTTCGCCACTGTCATCATCATTACGGCCTATCTGCCGCTTTTGGGCCTCGAGCGCGTGGAGGCGAAGCTCTTCTCGCCGGTGGCCTATACAATCTCCTACGCTCTGTTCGGCGCGTTGCTGTGCTCGCTCTTTGTCGTGCCTGGCCTCGCCTATATCGCCTTCCACAAGCCGTCGCAGGTCTTCCACAATGTCATTTTGGAGCGGCTGCAGCAAAAATACGCCGAGCTGCTCGCCGCCTGCGTCGACAAGCCGAAAATCGTTTACGGGGCCGCCGGCGCCGCCTTGTTCGGCGTGATCGTCGCGGGCGCGACGATCGGGCGGGAGTTTCTGCCCAGCCTCGACGAAGGCTCGCTTTGGCTTCAGGTGCAGTTGCCGAGCGGCATTTCAGTGGGCAAGGCGCAGGAAATGGCGCGCGACCTCAGAAACGCCGTCCTCGAATTCCCGGAAGTCTCGTTCATCGTCACGCAGATCGGGCGCAATGACGACCGCACCGATCCCTGGACCACGAGCCATATCGAGGCGCCTGTCGGCCTCAAGCCCTATGGCGAATGGCCCTCGGGGGAGACCAAGGCGGAGTTCGTCCGCCGTCTGAATGAGCGGTTGACGCAATTGCCTGGAATCGACGCCGGCGTCAGCCAGCCGATCATCGATAATGTGAATGAACTCGTGAGCGGCGCGCACAGCGCCCTGGTCGTCAAGGTCTTCGGAGAAGATCTGCGGGAGATGCGACGCATCGCCAGCGACATCGTCTCGACGCTGAAAGAGACGCCCGGCACGACCCAGGCCTCAATCGTCCAGGAACCGCCAATTCCGCAGATCGCCTTCCACGTCGATCGCACCACTGCGGCCCGCTATGGCATCAATGTCGCGGATGTCGCCAATCTCATTCAGACTGGCGTCGGCGGAAGCCCGATCGGCCAGATCTATGTGAACGACCGAAGCTACGATGTGACCGTGCGGTTTCCGCCGGAGGCGCGCAACAGCCCCGAGGCGCTCGGCAATCTTCTCGTCAACACGACTTCCGGAGCCCAGATTGCGCTTTCGCAGATCGCCAAGATTTCCCTGCAGAACGGCGAGAGCGCCATTTCTCATGAGAAGACCAAGCGCGCCCTGACCGTTCGCGTCGATTACGACAATCGAGACCTCTCATCCTATCTGTCGGACGCGCAGGCGCGCATCGCCAAAAACGTGTCGTTCGATCCCGCGCTCTACAAACTGGTCTGGGGCGGCAAGTTCGAGAACCAGCAGCGGGCCCAGGCGCGGCTGCGGATCATCGTGAGCGCGGTTCTGGCGCTGATGCTGATGATCCTTTACATCGGCTTCGGCAAGTTGCGCCATGCGTTGCTCATCCTCGCAGTCGTGCCGCTCGCGACGCTCGGCGGCCTTGTCTCGCTGCACATCCGGACCGACAGCCTCAATGTCGCGACGGGCGTCGGCTTCCTTGCGCTTTTCGGCGTGGCCGTTCAGAACGGCATCATCATGGTCGCCAATCTCAATCGCACGAGCGCCGTTCGCATCGCCTCGGCGCGGGCGCGCTGGGTGGCCACAGAGGTCGGCCCGGACGCCATGCGGCGCGATGTCCTCGCGGCGATCAGAGCCGGCGTGATGGAAGGGGCGGCGGAACGGTTCCGGCCCGTGCTGATGACCTCTACAGTAGCCACCGTCGGCATGTTGCCGGCTGCGATGGCGACAGGCGTCGGCAGCGACGTTCAACGCAGTCTGGCGACCGTTATCGTCGGCGGCCTCATCGTCGCGACGCTGCTGACGCTTTTCATTCTGCCGAGCTTCTATTTCGTGATCGAGTGCTTCGTCCGGACGCGCGACGAAAAGCTCGTCGTGCGGGAAGGGACGTCGGCGCGATGA
- a CDS encoding DNA-binding domain-containing protein — protein MKLSDFQTLFQARLLAGPGEGDAPLIAQLRESRRGAARDELLHVYQSGYRVRLESFLHEDYPGLRALLGEERFATLIGDYVSANPPKDRNARWYTTGLPDYIRAHPQWREDGRVLSMALFERAIVDAFDAPNAEPLTIQALAGFPADQSPRLVFGFHPSLFVLQLAPGTFAAYQAMNGESRVSDEDAPEAQERGGGEEFEAAAVWRCDEESVFRELDSDEYLALNEARAGRAFGDICQMAAFQQAGDIEPERLAQFLASWFEDGMVTGATLQA, from the coding sequence ATGAAGCTTTCGGACTTTCAGACCCTGTTCCAGGCGCGCCTGCTCGCCGGACCGGGCGAGGGCGACGCGCCGCTCATCGCCCAATTGCGAGAATCCCGGCGCGGCGCGGCGCGGGACGAGCTGCTCCATGTCTATCAGTCGGGCTACCGCGTTCGGCTGGAAAGCTTTCTCCACGAGGACTACCCTGGCCTGCGCGCCCTTTTGGGCGAGGAGCGCTTCGCGACGCTCATCGGGGACTATGTCTCGGCCAACCCGCCCAAGGATCGCAACGCCCGCTGGTATACGACCGGCCTTCCAGATTACATTCGCGCGCATCCCCAATGGCGGGAGGATGGGCGGGTCTTGTCCATGGCGCTCTTCGAGCGGGCCATCGTCGACGCCTTTGACGCGCCGAACGCCGAGCCGTTGACCATTCAGGCGCTCGCCGGCTTCCCCGCCGACCAGTCGCCCCGTCTCGTTTTCGGTTTTCACCCGAGCCTGTTCGTGCTGCAGCTCGCCCCGGGCACATTCGCCGCTTATCAGGCGATGAACGGGGAAAGCCGAGTGAGCGACGAGGATGCGCCCGAGGCCCAGGAGCGCGGCGGCGGGGAAGAGTTTGAAGCCGCGGCCGTTTGGCGTTGCGACGAGGAGTCGGTTTTTCGCGAACTTGATTCGGATGAGTATTTGGCCCTGAACGAGGCGCGGGCAGGGCGCGCCTTCGGCGACATCTGCCAAATGGCCGCATTCCAACAAGCCGGCGACATCGAGCCGGAGCGGCTGGCGCAATTTCTCGCGAGCTGGTTCGAGGACGGCATGGTCACGGGCGCCACGCTTCAGGCGTGA
- a CDS encoding ATP-binding protein has translation MVARLGPDRLAGQITLLILGAIVTFQTIVLVAFHLLDVEGRRHIVDQTDFVASIILAVDAAPLDARRHLLDEFAHAVPFANIHIRQERPASVDLDDRELTNESRAVKSDLWADAEVFAASAPEGGAPGVLAAALRKGGYALISIYQHRKPPRSVWRWFWEPEPGTPFFLTPWALSAILFFLCTTVLVVWASDGIVAPLVRLARHAEQFPDRGESDDLFAERGPMEVRELTRAVNRMQERIRSMIAARSRVLAAVSHDLKTIITRLNLRTDLVSEPDLRARMMRDISLMDAMLRKNLEHLRAESDRADYSLVDIDSVLQTVADQFADLGYRVNYRGGAHYMILGSLTEMQRVFTNLVENAIHHAGAVEIDVRPIGEEGLQIDVMDDGPGIPDSDKAAIFEPFVRGEPGRTISNHTGFGLGLSIVRALVEHHGGGVELLDREPHGLIVRVVLPLQDG, from the coding sequence ATGGTTGCGCGTTTGGGTCCCGACCGGCTCGCCGGACAGATTACCTTGCTGATCCTCGGCGCGATCGTGACCTTTCAGACGATCGTGCTTGTCGCCTTTCACCTGCTCGACGTCGAGGGACGTCGCCATATCGTCGATCAGACGGATTTCGTCGCCAGCATCATCCTCGCGGTCGACGCCGCCCCCCTCGACGCGCGGCGCCATCTCCTGGACGAGTTCGCCCACGCTGTTCCTTTCGCCAATATTCACATTCGGCAGGAGCGTCCCGCCTCAGTGGACCTCGACGACCGGGAGCTCACGAACGAGAGTCGCGCCGTCAAATCGGACCTTTGGGCCGACGCTGAGGTTTTCGCCGCGTCAGCGCCAGAGGGCGGCGCGCCCGGCGTGCTGGCGGCCGCCTTGCGCAAGGGGGGTTACGCGCTCATTTCGATTTATCAGCATCGCAAGCCGCCGCGATCGGTGTGGCGATGGTTCTGGGAGCCGGAGCCTGGGACGCCTTTCTTCCTGACGCCTTGGGCGTTGTCGGCCATTCTGTTTTTCCTGTGCACCACGGTTCTCGTCGTGTGGGCGTCGGACGGAATCGTCGCGCCCCTCGTAAGACTCGCGCGGCACGCGGAACAATTCCCGGATCGTGGCGAAAGCGATGATCTCTTCGCCGAGCGCGGCCCCATGGAAGTGCGGGAGCTGACGCGCGCCGTCAACAGAATGCAGGAACGCATCCGCTCCATGATCGCGGCGCGCAGCCGCGTCCTCGCCGCCGTCAGCCATGATCTCAAAACCATCATCACTCGGTTGAACTTGCGGACGGACCTCGTCTCCGAACCCGATCTGCGGGCGAGGATGATGCGCGACATTTCCTTGATGGACGCGATGCTTCGGAAAAACCTCGAGCATTTGCGCGCCGAAAGCGACCGCGCAGACTATTCGCTCGTCGACATCGACAGCGTTCTCCAGACAGTCGCGGATCAGTTCGCCGACCTGGGCTACAGAGTGAATTATCGGGGCGGCGCCCATTATATGATTCTCGGCTCTCTAACCGAAATGCAGCGTGTTTTCACCAATCTGGTCGAAAACGCCATCCACCATGCCGGGGCCGTCGAGATCGACGTGCGCCCGATCGGCGAGGAAGGTCTGCAGATCGACGTGATGGATGACGGCCCCGGCATACCGGACAGTGATAAGGCGGCGATCTTCGAGCCCTTCGTTCGCGGCGAGCCGGGCAGGACAATCAGCAATCACACCGGCTTCGGGCTCGGCCTGTCGATCGTTCGCGCGCTCGTCGAGCATCACGGCGGCGGGGTCGAACTTCTCGATCGCGAACCGCACGGGCTCATCGTTCGCGTCGTGCTTCCCTTGCAAGACGGCTGA